GTGACGGAATCCAAATCATGCTTTCTTGCAGATGCGCCGGAGTGTCACACCGGGCGCTCTTTGAGAACGCGGCAGGTGCCGGACAGGAACCGTTGCCTTGCTTGATCTCTACGGCACGGAGATGATCCGGCGGCGCGTGAACGGCGAGGACGAGGTTGGCTATAGTGCGTGCATCAAAAAAGGGCGGCCCGGAAATGAGCCGCCCTGAACAAAGATCGAACGGAAAAGAATGCTATCGGCTGCCGGTTTCGCTGCTGGCGGTCGTCTTTTTCGCCCAGTTGACGATTACCGGGAGCACTTGATCGCTGAAGGTCTTGAACGCGGGGCCGCTGTTCAGGCTGTCGAAGCTGGCCTGCTGCGAGGAGACCTTGTTGAAGAAGTGATCCATATCGGGCACCTCTACGAACTCGGCATGGCCGGGATGGTAATGATTGATCTCATCGGCGGTGTACCGGTGCTCGCGCGCGTCGGTGACGAAATCGGATTTGCCGTAGATCAGCAGGACGGGAGCGGTAACGGTCTTCCACTCGCGGGCAAGATTCAGACTGTCAAGTTGCTGCATGAAGCGGTAATCCACCGGATAGTCCACGTACTCTGCCAGCGTGGAGTCTTCGGCGATAATCTGCGCAGGGGATTTCTGCTCCACAAAGAGCTTGTGCGCGGCAAGTTCCTTTTTGTGGAAGGCGAGTTCGATGGAGTCGTAATCCATGTGGGAGAGCAGAAGCTGCCGCCGCTGATTGATAAGTTCATATTCGAACCAGGTGATCCCCGAGGTGGCAATCGCGATGATGCCTTTTACGGGCACGCGGTTGGCTACCACGGGAGCCTCGATGCCCCCCATGCTGTGGCCGAGCAGGATGACGCGGCTTGTGTCCATGTAGCTGAAGTTCGTGAGGGCGCGGATGGCGGTGACGAGACCGTTGACTTCATCATCAAAGCTCATCCGGGCGCAGGGCGGCCCTTCGCTGTCCCCCATGCCGGTCTTTTCAACGCGCACCGTGACGAATCCGTTGCGGGTGAGATCATAGAGAATGGTGCGGTAGGGCTGGGGCTGGTCGGCGGGAAGATCCAGCGAATAACAGCCGAGACCGCCGAGCATGACCACCACGGGGAGCTTGCCGGGAAGACGCGGTTTGGTGATGACAATCCGGCGCAGAGAGTCGCCGATGGAGACGGCTTCATAGAGCACATCAAAATCGGGCGGCGTCTCTTTAGGAAAAGGTTTCAGGGCGACAGCGCGGGTCATGCGCTTGCCGCCGCGCAGAACATCGAACGCAAGCTTATCGCCGACCTTGTGGTTCCTGAGTTCGGCGGCCACTG
This genomic stretch from bacterium harbors:
- a CDS encoding alpha/beta fold hydrolase, which encodes MRPLFVGLLALSLALAAVAAPAKPRQLPRRAFFGAQMQPVPDSLRGKGGVPDSGGVLLGKIYDNASAKAAGLQTGDILLRLNGKLAGNAPAVAAELRNHKVGDKLAFDVLRGGKRMTRAVALKPFPKETPPDFDVLYEAVSIGDSLRRIVITKPRLPGKLPVVVMLGGLGCYSLDLPADQPQPYRTILYDLTRNGFVTVRVEKTGMGDSEGPPCARMSFDDEVNGLVTAIRALTNFSYMDTSRVILLGHSMGGIEAPVVANRVPVKGIIAIATSGITWFEYELINQRRQLLLSHMDYDSIELAFHKKELAAHKLFVEQKSPAQIIAEDSTLAEYVDYPVDYRFMQQLDSLNLAREWKTVTAPVLLIYGKSDFVTDAREHRYTADEINHYHPGHAEFVEVPDMDHFFNKVSSQQASFDSLNSGPAFKTFSDQVLPVIVNWAKKTTASSETGSR